A stretch of Schistocerca cancellata isolate TAMUIC-IGC-003103 chromosome 3, iqSchCanc2.1, whole genome shotgun sequence DNA encodes these proteins:
- the LOC126176009 gene encoding uncharacterized protein LOC126176009 produces the protein MDIYMFAFTALPQSKKGRTQSNMGGKGKQKTTKMNGTGKVSTMKFTVRTTSKWLSGDEKRVFCNVMESGDIIEVQNDTLHIWGIGIKTKTKDGNKIEVAYYKPSNEPNVMGKIVREPLENFWTEGSQIRINNSSDKTHQHHSEEEVVQRVEHALQHKSRKWHNSEHFAFWCRHGEKLTDKRQMSDVAKWGSLSASAGVWMFMRKRHNTQ, from the exons ATGGACATATATAT GTTTGCCTTCACAGCGCTGCCTCAGTCAAAAAAAGGAAGAACACAAAGTAATATGGGAgggaaaggaaaacaaaagaccacaaaaaTGAATG GTACCGGGAAAGTGTCAACCATGAAGTTCACAGTGAGGACTACATCTAAATGGCtatcaggtgatgaaaaaaggGTCTTCTGCAATGTTATGGAAAGTGGTGACATTATAGAAGTGCAAAATGACACCTTACATATATGGGGTATTGGCATAAAAACAA AGACCAAAGATGGAAACAAAATAGAAGTTGCATATTATAAGCCATCAAATGAACCAAATGTAATGGGTAAAATAGTACGAGAACCACTGGAAAACTTTTGGACTGAAGGTTCACAGATCAGAATAAACAACAGCAGTGACAAAACACATCAGCATCATAGTGAGGAAGAAGTTGTCCAACGAGTGGAACAT gcaCTTCAACACAAAAGCAGAAAGTGGCATAATTCTGAACACTTTGCATTCTGGTGTCGACATGGAGAAAAACTGACAGACAAACGACag aTGTCTGATGTCGCAAAGTGGGGGAGTTTGTCTGCATCGGCTGGTGTGTGGATGTTTATGAGAAAGAGACACAACACACAATGA